The nucleotide sequence AAGCCGACGAGACAGGCCAGCACGATCGAGTGCAGGAAGACGTAGCGCAGGATCGAGCTTTCATGGCCGTACCAGTTGGTGGCGGTCGAGGCGACGACGATCGATTGCGCGTCGATCATCTTGCCCATCACGCCGCCCGAGGAGTTGGCGGCGGCCATCAGCACCGGCGACAGGCCGATCTGCTCGGACGTGATCTTCTGCAGATTGCCGAACAGCACGTTCGACGCCGTGTCAGATCCCGTCAGCGCCACGCCCAGCCAGCCGAGCAAGGTGCCGAAGAAGGGATACAGCACGCCGGTCGCGGCGAAGGCGAGGCCGAGCGTGGCGTCGACGCCGGAGAGCCGCGTCAGCGTGCCGATCGCGAGCATCGCCGAGATCGTGATCAGCGAGATCGCGCAGAGGCGGATGGTGCGGCCATATTCGGCGATCAGCTTGCCCGGTCCGACGCCCATCAGGAAGCCGGAGATGATCGCCGCGATCAGCATGCCGGTGCCGGTAAAGCTCAGATAGGTGAACGAGAACACCGCACCCTCGGGCATCGGCTTGGCGGCCACCGGCGGGATCTTGTTGATCAGCTTGTCGAGCTCGGGCACCGGATAGCTCCAGGCGAAGTTCGCGTTCGCCCAGGCCTTGAAGGCGCCGTTGCCCCAAATCAGCATGATCACGCAGACGATGATCCAGGGCAGCAGCGCGCCCCAGAGCTCGGCCTGCGTCAGGGGCGTGCGGTCGAGCGGCTTTGCCGCCGCCATCGTCGCTGCCGATTCGTCACGGCCGCGCAACGCCGGCGACAGCCATAGCTGCTTCGGCTGCCAGACCTTCAGGAACAGGATCAGCGCGCCCATCGAGATCAGCGAGGCGCCGATGTCGACGATCCACGGATTGATGTAGTTCGAGATCAGGAACTGCGGCACGGCGAAAGAGACGGCGGTGACCAGGATGGCCGGCCAGACGTCCTTCATGCCCTTCCAGCCCGCGAACGCCCAGATCACCCAGAACGGCACGATCAGCGAGAACACCGGCAATTGCCGGCCGACCATGGCGCCGAGGATGTAGGGATCGATGCCGGTGACCGAGGCGAGGCCCTGGATCGGCGTGCCCAATGCGCCATAGGCGACCGGCGCGGTGTTGGCGATCAGCGACAGGCCGGAGGCCGCGAGCGGCGAGAAGCCCAGCCCGATGAGCACGGCGCCGGTGATCGCCACCGGGGTGCCGAAGCCTGACGCGCCCTCGAAGAACGCGCCGAACGAGAACGCAACCAGCAGCAGCTGCAGCCGGCGGTCTTCCGTGACGCCGCCGATCGCCCGCTTCAACAGCTCGAAGCGCCCGGTCGAGACCGTGACCTGATACAGGAAGATGACGTTCAGCACGATCCAGCCGATCGGGAAGAAGCCGGTGACGACGCCGAGAAACGTCGCGCGGATCGACATGTTGGCCGGCATCGTGAAGACGAAGATCGTGATGATGTTGGTCAGGATCACCGCGATGATCGCGGCGATATGCGCCTTCACCTTGCCGCTGGCGATCAGCACCAGCAGCGTCACCACGGGTATGGCGGCAGCCAGCGTCGACAGCGCCGGGCTCCCCAACGGGTCGTAGATTTGATTCCACATCGTGACGTCTCCCCCCAATTGTTGTTGTTGGACCCGGTCCGGCGGGGCGGATCAGGTCTGTCTGATCCGGCGCCAGGCCCGACAGGACGGCCCAAAAACCAGATCACAAACGCGGCAACGCCCCACTCTGCTCAAATTCTCGCGAAATCTGGCAGCGGCCACGGTGCCTCTTGTATGCAGCATGCTACGGTTTGCCGCATATGACCGACAAGCCGGTGGTCGCCGGGCCCCTTACGACTTTCGTCTAGACAGGCCTCCCAGGATACGGAATTCTCGTTCCGCCCCAGCCTGTTAAGCCCTTTTTTCAGGAGCAGCCTCTCTGTGAACAATTTGCGCTCGACCCTCGCCATCGTGTGGCGGATCGCCATTCCCTACTTCCGCTCCGAGGACAAGGTCGCCGGCCGCATCCTGCTCGCCGCCGTCATCGCCATCGAGCTCGCCCTGGTCGCGATCGATGTGCTGGTGAACCAGTGGCAGAACCGGTTCTACAACGCGCTGCAGGAATACAATTGGAACAGCTTCATCTGGGAGATCGGCGTCTTCGCCGTGCTCGCGACCACCTTCATCGTGCTCGCGATCTACCAGCTCTATCTCAATCAGTGGCTGCAGATCCGCTGGCGGCGGTGGCTGACCGAGACCTATATGCGGCATTGGCTCAGCAACGCCAACCACTACCGCATGCAGCTCAAGGGCGACGCGGCTGACAACCCCGACCAGCGCATCGCCGACGACGTGAAGCAGTTCGTCGAGCAGACCCTCTACATTACGGTCAATCTGCTCAGCTCGGTCGTGACACTGGCCTCTTTCGTGGTCATCCTCTGGGGCCTCTCGGAAGCGGCGCCGCTCACGCTGTTCGGCATGGAGTACAACATTCCCGGCTATCTGGTCTGGGCGGCGCTCATCTACGCGATCGCCGGCACTGCGCTGACCCATTGGATCGGATCGCCGCTGGTCAACCTCAATTTCGAGCAGCAGCGCTTCGAGGCCGATTTCCGCTTCAACCTGGTGCGCGTGCGCGAGAACTCCGAGCAGATCGCGCTGCTGCGCGGCGAGTCTGCCGAACATGATCTGCTCTCGAACCGGTACGGCCGCGTCGTGCAGAACTGGTATCAGATCATGACCCGGACCAAGCGGCTGACGGCGGTGACGAGCGGCTACTCGCAGGTCGCCACGATCTTTCCCTACGTCATCGTCGCGCCGGCCTATTTCGCCAAGAAGGTCCAGCTCGGCGGCATGATGCAGACCGCGTCGGCGTTTTCGAGCGTGCAGCGCGCGCTGTCGTTCTTCGTGAACACCTACCGCACCCTCGCCGACTGGCGCTCGACAGTCGCCCGTCTCGACGGGTTCGAGATGTCGATCGCGAGCGCCGTCACGCTCTCGGGCGAGCCGCAGACGATCGATGTCGTCAGCCATGCCGGTGACAGCATCGAGCTCGCCCAGCTGCTGCTCAAGCTGCCGAACGGCCTGCCGCTGATCGCGGCCGACGGCTTCAGCTTCAAGAGCAACCAGAGCATGCTGCTCACCGGCCCGTCCGGCGCCGGCAAGTCGACGCTGTTCCGCGCCATTGCCGGGGTCTGGCCGTTCGGCAGCGGCGCGATCAGCGTGCCCGGCCATGCCAAGCTGATGATGCTGCCGCAGCGGCCCTACTTCCCGATCGGCGCGCTGCAGACGGCGGTCGTCTATCCCGCCGCGCCCGACGCCTTCAGTCCGGAGCAGGTCAAGGACGCCCTGGTGGCGGTCGGCCTGCCGCTGCTGGCGGAGCGGCTGGACGAGGAGGCGCATTGGAATCGCATGCTGTCGCTCGGCGAGCAGCAGCGGCTCGGAATCGCCCGCGCGCTGCTGCATCAGCCTCAATTTCTGTTCCTGGACGAGGCCACGGCGTCGCTGGACGAGCCGAGCGAGGCCCGGCTCTACCGCGCCATCGCCGAGCGCCTGCCGCAAACCACCGTCGTCTCGATCGGCCACCGCTCGACGCTGCACGACTTCCACGACCGCAAGGTCGAGCTCGTTCGCGACGGCGACCGGTTCTCGCTGCGGCCGACCGGTCAGGCCGCGGATGCCCCGGCGGGTGGCGCCGAGTAGCGCATCCAGGCTGGGCGGCGCCTCGGAGACCGCCGGCCTGATGATGCCGATCCGCGGTGTCGCCGGCGGTCCAGCGGCCGGCCGCACCGTTTCCCGAGTGGCTGATTGATGATTGACGATGAGGCCGGGCGGCGGCTCTGCTCCGCCAACGCCCCGCTGTTGAACCACGGCAGCACCGCGACATCGATCTCACCTTCCCCGGGAGCGCAGGGGATCGCATATGAGCAGAGCTCGCAGCCGGCAGTGCGCCTCCCACCGTCCTTCGAGACGCCCGCCTCCGGCGGGCTCCTCAGAGGGTGTGAATCTTTCGATTTCGGCAATTTTCGACATGAGTCAAATCAACGACTTAGCTCGTCCGAAAACTGCAAAATTCGAATTCTTTCTCATCCTCTCAGGACGAGGTCTGTTTCGCGGAGGGATTCTCAACCCTCATGGTGAGGAGCGCCGCCTTCGGCGCGTCTCGAACCATGAGGCCCCTACGGGGCACCGAGCTATACGCAAACGCTCCCCTGGAGGTGGAGGGTCACGGCGGACGGAGCTCCAAGCTGCGCACTGCGGAAGCGCGAGCGAGGCCACATCAGGCTCTGGACAAAAAACGACAAACAGCAAAAGGGCGGCAGATTGCTCTGCCGCCCTCGCGAGAAGTTCGATCCGCCGTGGCGATGATTACTTCAGGTTGGTCATCGCGGTCAGGTCGACCGAGAGCTTGGCGATACCGGTCGCGCCGCACCACTTGGAGCCGAGGCCGGTCGGGTTGATCGGGGTCACGTTGGTGGTGCCGCCCGCGGTGAAGTCGCCGGTGAAGGCGTTGCAATTGCCCTTCGACAGGTCGGTGTCGGAGTAGCGCAGGTCGAGCGTGAACACCTTGTAGGTGAAGCCGACGCCGATGTTCCAGGTGTTGTAGTCGGCGTAATGGATGCCGTTCGGGAGGGCCGCGGTGCCGTAGAACGAGTCGGTGGTGCCGAACCACTGGCGACCGAACTCACCCGACACGTACATGCCGACGCCGCTGGAGCCGAAGGTGGTGCTCGGCGCGGTCCACTTGCCGGTGACCGAGCTGTAGTTGCCCCAGGCGCCGGAGTTCAGGAAGCTCGGGGTGTAGAACTCGGTGACACCGAAGGTCCAGTTGTCGTTCACCGTGTAGTTCATCTTGCCGTACACTTCGAAGAAGCTGACGTCCTTCTTCATCGTGTTGCCGTTGGCGAGGAAGTTCGTCGCGCAGTCGACGCCCTGGAAACGGCCGGCGTTGTCGAAGCCGGTGCCGCCGAACTGACAGGTGCCGCCCGGATACAGGTAGCCCCACACGCCGATGTCGAAGGCGAAGGCGCCGAAGGTCGGACGGACACCGCCGTAGATGTCGATCTCGGCCGCGGCGCGGTTCGGGAAGGAGATGCTCTCACCGGCGACGCCGACGTAGAACTGCAGGTCCTTGTTGACGTTGAAGCGCGGCTCGAAATAAGCGGCGACCGACGGCTTGTGGTTGGACTGGGTGATGCCGCGGAAAACGTAGTCGTTCATGATGGCGGCGCCGAAGGCGACGTCCCAGGGGTCGAAGGCCGGAGCCGGGGGAGCCTTATAGGCCTTGACCGCCATGTCCGCCGCTGAAGCCGATCCCGAGAACATTGCCAGCGCCGTTGCCAACAAAGCCAACTTTTTCATGCCGTTCCCCATCACCCTAGTTCGAAAAAACCTGTCCCGCACGTGGCCCCCCAGGGCGCAAACAAGACGGGCTGCGTCATCCGGACGCAATTTGTGACAGGGTCCCGCCGCAGGTGAAGCAAAAAAGCGCGGCATCTGCCGCCTTTTTGGGCGTTTTGGCAATTCTGCGGCGGGTTGTTAGTGCGTGTTGCAATTGAACAACAAATTAGCGTGTGAAAGAGCCCCCGTCCGTGCACATCGCCGTGGGGTCGCGCGCTTCCGAGCGCGTGCGGGTCGATCAAATCCCCCTTTCCGGGGCACGGATTCGCGCGGCCGTAGATTTTCGGGTGTCGTGCTCCAAGGCCGCGCAAACAAACAACGAGGCCGCAAGCGTCGCCGCTGCGGCCTCGTCGAATCGATCGGGGTGGAGACGATCGGAGCTGAGCTCTACGAGCTCGCCCCCTCCTCGCTTTCGTGAGCCTCGGGAGCCGAGCTCGGCGTCGCCCAGCTGGTCTCGGCGGTGGTCTCGTTCGCCTCGGGGGTCTCGACCAGCGGGGCCATCTTCGGCGCCCGCTTCTTGGCGGCCTTCTTCTTCGGCGCGGCGGGAGCCTTCGCGGCAGACTTGGCGGCGGACTTGCCAGCCGACTTGGCAGCCTTCTTGGCCGGAGCCTTCTTGGCGGCGCCCTTCTTGGCAGCGGCCTTCTTCGCCGGCGCCTTGGCGGCCTTCTTCACCGCCTTCTTGGCGGGCGCCTTCGCAGCCTTCTTGGCGGCTTTGGCGGCCTTCTTCGCGGCTTTCTTCTCCGCCTTCTTGCCGGCCTTCTTGGCGGACTTCTTCGCCGTGCCCTTCGCTGCCTTGGCCTGCGCCATCAGCTTCTTCTCTTTTTTGTCCTTCTTGGTCTTCTTGTCTTTCTTGTCCTTCGCCATCGAAACCTCCTGTAGCCGCCGAGCGATCAGATCATCCGGCGGGACGGGCCGGCAGACCGCACGCGCCCGTCTTTCAATTCAATCCTGGCCGCGGACCGCCCGTCGCCCAGTCGAGAAGCTCAACGGTGTGGACGACGGGGATGCCGGTGCCGCTGGCAATCTGCATCATGCAGCCGATATTGCCTGCCGCGATCACATCCGGCTTGACGCTCGCGATGTTGGCGACCTTGCGATCGCGCAGTCTCATCGCAATGTCAGGCTGGAGAATGTTGTAGGTCCCCGCCGAACCGCAACACAAATGACTCTCCGGTATATCTTTCACCACGAATCCGGACTTGGAAAGCAATTCTTTCGGAATGCTCGTGATTTTCTGCCCATGTTGCAGCGAGCATGCGGAGTGATAGGCGACGGTGAGCTCGTCGTGCTTCGCCTGAACGCTGAGTTCGAGACCCGCGAGATACTCGCTGATGTCCTTCGCCATCGCCGAGACGGCTGCCGCCGGCGCTGCATATTGCGGGTCCTCGCGCAGCATGTGGCCGTAGTCCTTGATGACGGTGCCGCAGCCCGAGGTCGTCACCAGGATCGCATCGAGTCCGCCGCGCGCGGCCTCCGCCGTCCATACACCGACATTGGCCCGCGCCCGTGCGGTGGCATCGTCGTCCTGACCCATGTGATGGGTGAGCGCACCGCAGCATTGCTCGTCCCTCACCAGCACCACCTCGATGCCGTGCCGCGTCAGCACGTTGATCGCCGCCTGGTTGATGCGCGGCGCCAGCGCCTGTTGCGCGCAGCCCTGCAGCAGCGCGACGCGGCCGCGCCGCGTCCCCTGCGCGGCGAACACGCTGCCGCCCGCAGGCCTCGGCGCCGGCAGCGCCGCGGCGGGGGCGAGATCCAGCATCGCCCTGAGGCGGCGCAGCAGGCTCGGCGCCGGCCCCGTGGTCTGCGACGACGCCGGCAGCAGCGCCTTGAACGGCCGGCCGAGCCGCGCCAGGGTCATCGCCCAGCGAAACGCGCGCGGCCGCGGCAGCACATAGGCCAGCACGGCGCGGAGCCAGCGGTCGGTCAGCGGCCGCTCATACGTCTCCTCGATCCGCACCCGCGCCTGGTCGACCAGGTGCATGTAGTGCACCCCCGAGGGACAGGTCGTCATGCAGG is from Bradyrhizobium sp. ORS 285 and encodes:
- a CDS encoding TorF family putative porin, with product MKKLALLATALAMFSGSASAADMAVKAYKAPPAPAFDPWDVAFGAAIMNDYVFRGITQSNHKPSVAAYFEPRFNVNKDLQFYVGVAGESISFPNRAAAEIDIYGGVRPTFGAFAFDIGVWGYLYPGGTCQFGGTGFDNAGRFQGVDCATNFLANGNTMKKDVSFFEVYGKMNYTVNDNWTFGVTEFYTPSFLNSGAWGNYSSVTGKWTAPSTTFGSSGVGMYVSGEFGRQWFGTTDSFYGTAALPNGIHYADYNTWNIGVGFTYKVFTLDLRYSDTDLSKGNCNAFTGDFTAGGTTNVTPINPTGLGSKWCGATGIAKLSVDLTAMTNLK
- a CDS encoding L-lactate permease → MWNQIYDPLGSPALSTLAAAIPVVTLLVLIASGKVKAHIAAIIAVILTNIITIFVFTMPANMSIRATFLGVVTGFFPIGWIVLNVIFLYQVTVSTGRFELLKRAIGGVTEDRRLQLLLVAFSFGAFFEGASGFGTPVAITGAVLIGLGFSPLAASGLSLIANTAPVAYGALGTPIQGLASVTGIDPYILGAMVGRQLPVFSLIVPFWVIWAFAGWKGMKDVWPAILVTAVSFAVPQFLISNYINPWIVDIGASLISMGALILFLKVWQPKQLWLSPALRGRDESAATMAAAKPLDRTPLTQAELWGALLPWIIVCVIMLIWGNGAFKAWANANFAWSYPVPELDKLINKIPPVAAKPMPEGAVFSFTYLSFTGTGMLIAAIISGFLMGVGPGKLIAEYGRTIRLCAISLITISAMLAIGTLTRLSGVDATLGLAFAATGVLYPFFGTLLGWLGVALTGSDTASNVLFGNLQKITSEQIGLSPVLMAAANSSGGVMGKMIDAQSIVVASTATNWYGHESSILRYVFLHSIVLACLVGLFVTLQAYVYPFTAMVLK
- the glcF gene encoding glycolate oxidase subunit GlcF, coding for MKTEFTLAQLADPDIAVADKILRACVHCGFCTATCPTYVLLGDELDSPRGRIYLIKQMLEKEQAPTSDVVKHIDRCLSCLSCMTTCPSGVHYMHLVDQARVRIEETYERPLTDRWLRAVLAYVLPRPRAFRWAMTLARLGRPFKALLPASSQTTGPAPSLLRRLRAMLDLAPAAALPAPRPAGGSVFAAQGTRRGRVALLQGCAQQALAPRINQAAINVLTRHGIEVVLVRDEQCCGALTHHMGQDDDATARARANVGVWTAEAARGGLDAILVTTSGCGTVIKDYGHMLREDPQYAAPAAAVSAMAKDISEYLAGLELSVQAKHDELTVAYHSACSLQHGQKITSIPKELLSKSGFVVKDIPESHLCCGSAGTYNILQPDIAMRLRDRKVANIASVKPDVIAAGNIGCMMQIASGTGIPVVHTVELLDWATGGPRPGLN
- a CDS encoding ABC transporter ATP-binding protein/permease, which encodes MNNLRSTLAIVWRIAIPYFRSEDKVAGRILLAAVIAIELALVAIDVLVNQWQNRFYNALQEYNWNSFIWEIGVFAVLATTFIVLAIYQLYLNQWLQIRWRRWLTETYMRHWLSNANHYRMQLKGDAADNPDQRIADDVKQFVEQTLYITVNLLSSVVTLASFVVILWGLSEAAPLTLFGMEYNIPGYLVWAALIYAIAGTALTHWIGSPLVNLNFEQQRFEADFRFNLVRVRENSEQIALLRGESAEHDLLSNRYGRVVQNWYQIMTRTKRLTAVTSGYSQVATIFPYVIVAPAYFAKKVQLGGMMQTASAFSSVQRALSFFVNTYRTLADWRSTVARLDGFEMSIASAVTLSGEPQTIDVVSHAGDSIELAQLLLKLPNGLPLIAADGFSFKSNQSMLLTGPSGAGKSTLFRAIAGVWPFGSGAISVPGHAKLMMLPQRPYFPIGALQTAVVYPAAPDAFSPEQVKDALVAVGLPLLAERLDEEAHWNRMLSLGEQQRLGIARALLHQPQFLFLDEATASLDEPSEARLYRAIAERLPQTTVVSIGHRSTLHDFHDRKVELVRDGDRFSLRPTGQAADAPAGGAE